A region of Arabidopsis thaliana chromosome 5, partial sequence DNA encodes the following proteins:
- a CDS encoding uncharacterized protein (unknown protein; INVOLVED IN: N-terminal protein myristoylation; LOCATED IN: cellular_component unknown; BEST Arabidopsis thaliana protein match is: unknown protein (TAIR:AT3G10120.1); Has 1807 Blast hits to 1807 proteins in 277 species: Archae - 0; Bacteria - 0; Metazoa - 736; Fungi - 347; Plants - 385; Viruses - 0; Other Eukaryotes - 339 (source: NCBI BLink).), giving the protein MGNCLVMEKKVIKIVRDDGKVLEYREPISVHHILTQFSGHSISHNNTHLLPDAKLLSGRLYYLLPTTMTKKKVNKKVTFANPEVEGDERLLREEEDSSESNSNIDGDDTKNVTVVRMKIVVHKQELEKLLQGGSVHEMMYQTLEKQLLLTSSDDDDLECNSGWRPALDSIPESESLRRT; this is encoded by the coding sequence ATGGGGAACTGTTTAgtaatggagaagaaagtgataAAGATAGTGAGAGATGATGGTAAGGTACTTGAATATAGAGAACCAATTAGTGTTCATCACATCCTTACTCAATTCTCTGGTCACTCCATCTCTCACAACAACACTCATCTCCTGCCTGATGCTAAGCTTCTCTCTGGCCGTCTCTATTATCTCCTGCCTACAACAATGACCAAGAAGAAGGTCAACAAGAAAGTGACCTTTGCGAATCCGGAGGTGGAAGGCGACGAAAGATTacttagagaagaagaagattctagTGAAAGCAACAGCAATATCGATGGTGATGACACCAAGAACGTAACTGTTGTAAGAATGAAGATCGTTGTGCATAAGCAAGAGTTGGAGAAGCTACTTCAAGGAGGGTCGGTCCATGAGATGATGTACCAGACTCTTGAGAAACAACTTTTACTTACTTcgtctgatgatgatgatcttgaaTGTAATAGCGGCTGGAGACCTGCGTTAGATAGCATACCCGAATCTGAAAGTCTCAGAAGAACATAA
- a CDS encoding Iron-sulfur cluster biosynthesis family protein (Iron-sulphur cluster biosynthesis family protein; FUNCTIONS IN: molecular_function unknown; INVOLVED IN: biological_process unknown; LOCATED IN: chloroplast envelope; EXPRESSED IN: 22 plant structures; EXPRESSED DURING: 13 growth stages; CONTAINS InterPro DOMAIN/s: FeS cluster biogenesis (InterPro:IPR000361); Has 30201 Blast hits to 17322 proteins in 780 species: Archae - 12; Bacteria - 1396; Metazoa - 17338; Fungi - 3422; Plants - 5037; Viruses - 0; Other Eukaryotes - 2996 (source: NCBI BLink).), with translation MACVSTCLILSPRLTQVGLSSKKPFLIRLRSPVDRYSFPRMLTERCLSTRRKFNRHGIAVVKAASLDKVSGAIKPGGLVESDKLPTDVRKRAMDAVDECGRRVTVGDVASRGGLKVTEAQTALQAIAADTDGFLEVSDEGDVLYVFPRDYRTKLAAKSLRIQIEPFLEKAKGAVDYLARVSFGTALIASIVIVYTSIIALLSSKSEDDNRQRRRGRSYDSGFNFYINPVDLLWYWDPNYYNRRRAREDEGKGMNFIESVFSFVFGDGDPNQGIEEERWQMIGQYITSRGGVVAADELAPYLDVPSSKSAMNDESYILPVLLRFDGQPELDEEGNILYCFPSLQRTASGSSRRKEYVGKWFDWVADMEKFFKEKKWQFSKTSTSERALVIGLGAVNLFGVIVLNTLLNEMSVRPGGFLTFVKNIYPLLQIYAGSFFTIPLIRWFSIKRKNNQIENRNKARLQFARALESPDIALRRKLLSARDMAQKTVIGKDRIVYSTDRDMMEQNYETDEWDRRFKELEKSD, from the exons ATGGCGTGTGTATCGACATGCTTGATTCTCTCCCCTAGGTTAACTCAAGTGGGTTTATCATCAAAGAAGCCTTTTTTGATTCGGCTCAGATCTCCTGTTGATCGTTACTCTTTTCCCAGAATGTTAACGGAGAGGTGTTTGAGCACTCGTCGGAAGTTTAATCGCCATGGAATCGCTGTGGTGAAGGCTGCGAGTTTAGATAAGGTTAGCGGCGCAATCAAACCAGGTGGATTGGTGGAGAGTGACAAGTTGCCGACTGATGTACGGAAACGAGCGATGGATGCGGTAGATGAGTGTGGCCGGAGAGTAACTGTTGGTGATGTTGCTAGTAGAGGTGGCTTGAAGGTTACTGAAGCTCAGACAGCTCTTCAAGCTATAGCGGCTGATACTGATGGGTTTTTGGAG GTGTCGGATGAAGGTGATGTGCTTTATGTTTTCCCAAGGGACTATCGAACTAAGTTGGCTGCCAAGTCGTTAAGGATACAAATTGAACCATTCCTTGAAAAGGCAAAg GGTGCTGTAGATTATTTGGCTCGTGTTTCCTTTGGCACGGCGCTTATAGCGTCTATCGTTATTGTCTACACGTCAATTATAGCCCTGCTTTCAAGCAAAAG CGAGGATGATAATCGTCAAAGAAGACGCGGGCGCAGTTATGATTCAGGATTCAATTTCTATATCAACCCTGTCGATCTGCTTtg GTACTGGGATCCCAATTATTACAACAGGCGACGAGCTCGAGAAGATGAAGGAAAGGGAATGAATTTCATTGAATCT GTTTTCTCGTTTGTATTTGGAGATGGAGACCCAAATCAAGgaatcgaagaagagagatggCAGATG ATTGGGCAGTATATAACATCTAGAGGAGGTGTTGTTGCCGCTGATGAACTTGCTCCATACCTTGATGTGCCATCTTCAAAGAGTGCTATG AACGATGAATCCTACATTCTACCTGTTCTTCTTCGGTTTGATGGTCAACCTGAGTTGGATGAAGAG GgaaatattttgtattgttttccGTCCCTGCAACGTACAGCTTCTGGATCTAGTAGACGAAAAGAATATGTGGGAAAATGGTTTGACTGGGTTGCAGATATGGAGAAATTCTTCAAGGAGAAAAAATGGCAATTTAG TAAAACAAGTACATCTGAGAGAGCACTGGTCATTGGCCTAGGTGCGGTTAATCTCTTTGGTGTTATTGTTCTAAACACATTGCTAAA CGAGATGTCTGTCAGGCCAGGTGGATTTCTTACATTTGTTAAGAACATATATCCACTACTTCAG ATATACGCAGGTTCATTCTTTACCATCCCTTTGATTCGGTGGTTTTCAATCAAGAGAAAGAATAATCAGATAGAGAACAGAAACAAAGCTCGGCTACAATTTGCTCGAGCACTTGAATCTCCAGATATCGCACTACGGCGTAAG CTACTTAGTGCAAGGGATATGGCTCAAAAAACAGTCATAGGGAAGGATCGGATCGTGTACAGTACAGATAGAGATATGATGGAACAAAACTATGAGACAGACGAATGGGACAGGAGATTCAAAGAGTTAGAAAAATCggattga
- a CDS encoding Iron-sulfur cluster biosynthesis family protein (Iron-sulphur cluster biosynthesis family protein; FUNCTIONS IN: molecular_function unknown; INVOLVED IN: biological_process unknown; LOCATED IN: chloroplast envelope; EXPRESSED IN: 22 plant structures; EXPRESSED DURING: 13 growth stages; CONTAINS InterPro DOMAIN/s: FeS cluster biogenesis (InterPro:IPR000361); Has 138 Blast hits to 138 proteins in 58 species: Archae - 0; Bacteria - 67; Metazoa - 0; Fungi - 0; Plants - 62; Viruses - 0; Other Eukaryotes - 9 (source: NCBI BLink).), whose amino-acid sequence MACVSTCLILSPRLTQVGLSSKKPFLIRLRSPVDRYSFPRMLTERCLSTRRKFNRHGIAVVKAASLDKVSGAIKPGGLVESDKLPTDVRKRAMDAVDECGRRVTVGDVASRGGLKVTEAQTALQAIAADTDGFLEVSDEGDVLYVFPRDYRTKLAAKSLRIQIEPFLEKAKGAVDYLARVSFGTALIASIVIVYTSIIALLSSKSEDDNRQRRRGRSYDSGFNFYINPVDLLWYWDPNYYNRRRAREDEGKGMNFIESVFSFVFGDGDPNQGIEEERWQMIGQYITSRGGVVAADELAPYLDVPSSKSAMNDESYILPVLLRFDGQPELDEEGNILYCFPSLQRTASGSSRRKEYVGKWFDWVADMEKFFKEKKWQFSKTSTSERALVIGLGAVNLFGVIVLNTLLNEMSVRPGGFLTFVKNIYPLLQV is encoded by the exons ATGGCGTGTGTATCGACATGCTTGATTCTCTCCCCTAGGTTAACTCAAGTGGGTTTATCATCAAAGAAGCCTTTTTTGATTCGGCTCAGATCTCCTGTTGATCGTTACTCTTTTCCCAGAATGTTAACGGAGAGGTGTTTGAGCACTCGTCGGAAGTTTAATCGCCATGGAATCGCTGTGGTGAAGGCTGCGAGTTTAGATAAGGTTAGCGGCGCAATCAAACCAGGTGGATTGGTGGAGAGTGACAAGTTGCCGACTGATGTACGGAAACGAGCGATGGATGCGGTAGATGAGTGTGGCCGGAGAGTAACTGTTGGTGATGTTGCTAGTAGAGGTGGCTTGAAGGTTACTGAAGCTCAGACAGCTCTTCAAGCTATAGCGGCTGATACTGATGGGTTTTTGGAG GTGTCGGATGAAGGTGATGTGCTTTATGTTTTCCCAAGGGACTATCGAACTAAGTTGGCTGCCAAGTCGTTAAGGATACAAATTGAACCATTCCTTGAAAAGGCAAAg GGTGCTGTAGATTATTTGGCTCGTGTTTCCTTTGGCACGGCGCTTATAGCGTCTATCGTTATTGTCTACACGTCAATTATAGCCCTGCTTTCAAGCAAAAG CGAGGATGATAATCGTCAAAGAAGACGCGGGCGCAGTTATGATTCAGGATTCAATTTCTATATCAACCCTGTCGATCTGCTTtg GTACTGGGATCCCAATTATTACAACAGGCGACGAGCTCGAGAAGATGAAGGAAAGGGAATGAATTTCATTGAATCT GTTTTCTCGTTTGTATTTGGAGATGGAGACCCAAATCAAGgaatcgaagaagagagatggCAGATG ATTGGGCAGTATATAACATCTAGAGGAGGTGTTGTTGCCGCTGATGAACTTGCTCCATACCTTGATGTGCCATCTTCAAAGAGTGCTATG AACGATGAATCCTACATTCTACCTGTTCTTCTTCGGTTTGATGGTCAACCTGAGTTGGATGAAGAG GgaaatattttgtattgttttccGTCCCTGCAACGTACAGCTTCTGGATCTAGTAGACGAAAAGAATATGTGGGAAAATGGTTTGACTGGGTTGCAGATATGGAGAAATTCTTCAAGGAGAAAAAATGGCAATTTAG TAAAACAAGTACATCTGAGAGAGCACTGGTCATTGGCCTAGGTGCGGTTAATCTCTTTGGTGTTATTGTTCTAAACACATTGCTAAA CGAGATGTCTGTCAGGCCAGGTGGATTTCTTACATTTGTTAAGAACATATATCCACTACTTCAGGTATGA
- a CDS encoding Iron-sulfur cluster biosynthesis family protein: MSRSLVKRVAPYLAGRIRENHRLLNFSSASAIKEASSSSSSQPESSSNDVVHLSDNCIRRMKELQSSEPEKKMLRLGVETGGCSGFQYKFELDNRTNPDDRMVSNWLSIMFHTTW; the protein is encoded by the exons atgtcaAGATCTCTGGTGAAACGCGTTGCTCCTTATTTGGCTGGTCGGATTAGAGAAAATCATCGATTGcttaatttttcttctgcttctgctaTCAAAgaagcatcttcttcttcttcgtcccAACCTGAATCGTCTTCTAATGATGTAGTCCATCTCAGCGACAATTGTATCCGG AGAATGAAAGAGTTACAATCTAGTGAGCCGGAAAAGAAAATGCTTCGCTTGGGCGTAGAGACAGGAGGATGTTCTGGTTTCCAGTATAAGTTTGAGCTTGATAATAGAACCAACCCTGATGACAG AATGGTGTCAAATTGGTTGTCGATAATGTTTCATACGACTTGGTGA
- a CDS encoding Iron-sulfur cluster biosynthesis family protein (Iron-sulphur cluster biosynthesis family protein; FUNCTIONS IN: iron-sulfur cluster binding, structural molecule activity; INVOLVED IN: iron-sulfur cluster assembly; EXPRESSED IN: 24 plant structures; EXPRESSED DURING: 15 growth stages; CONTAINS InterPro DOMAIN/s: FeS cluster biogenesis (InterPro:IPR000361), FeS cluster insertion (InterPro:IPR016092); BEST Arabidopsis thaliana protein match is: chloroplast-localized ISCA-like protein (TAIR:AT1G10500.1); Has 30201 Blast hits to 17322 proteins in 780 species: Archae - 12; Bacteria - 1396; Metazoa - 17338; Fungi - 3422; Plants - 5037; Viruses - 0; Other Eukaryotes - 2996 (source: NCBI BLink).) produces MSRSLVKRVAPYLAGRIRENHRLLNFSSASAIKEASSSSSSQPESSSNDVVHLSDNCIRRMKELQSSEPEKKMLRLGVETGGCSGFQYKFELDNRTNPDDRVFEKNGVKLVVDNVSYDLVKGATIDYEEELIRAAFVVAVNPSAVGGCSCKSSFMVKL; encoded by the exons atgtcaAGATCTCTGGTGAAACGCGTTGCTCCTTATTTGGCTGGTCGGATTAGAGAAAATCATCGATTGcttaatttttcttctgcttctgctaTCAAAgaagcatcttcttcttcttcgtcccAACCTGAATCGTCTTCTAATGATGTAGTCCATCTCAGCGACAATTGTATCCGG AGAATGAAAGAGTTACAATCTAGTGAGCCGGAAAAGAAAATGCTTCGCTTGGGCGTAGAGACAGGAGGATGTTCTGGTTTCCAGTATAAGTTTGAGCTTGATAATAGAACCAACCCTGATGACAG GGTTTTCGAGAAGAATGGTGTCAAATTGGTTGTCGATAATGTTTCATACGACTTGGTGAAAGGTGCTACAATTGATTATGAGGAGGAATTGATCCGTGCTGCTTTCGTG GTAGCTGTAAACCCGTCCGCAGTGGGTGGGTGCAGTTGTAAAAGCTCCTTCATGGTGAAACTCTGA
- the ABCB29 gene encoding ABC2 homolog 12 (ABC2 homolog 12 (ATH12); FUNCTIONS IN: ATPase activity, coupled to transmembrane movement of substances, transporter activity; INVOLVED IN: transport, transmembrane transport; LOCATED IN: chloroplast, chloroplast envelope; EXPRESSED IN: 22 plant structures; EXPRESSED DURING: 13 growth stages; CONTAINS InterPro DOMAIN/s: ATPase, AAA+ type, core (InterPro:IPR003593), ABC transporter-like (InterPro:IPR003439), ABC transporter, transmembrane domain, type 1 (InterPro:IPR011527), ABC transporter integral membrane type 1 (InterPro:IPR017940), ABC transporter, transmembrane domain (InterPro:IPR001140), ABC transporter, conserved site (InterPro:IPR017871); BEST Arabidopsis thaliana protein match is: P-glycoprotein 14 (TAIR:AT1G28010.1); Has 1807 Blast hits to 1807 proteins in 277 species: Archae - 0; Bacteria - 0; Metazoa - 736; Fungi - 347; Plants - 385; Viruses - 0; Other Eukaryotes - 339 (source: NCBI BLink).), with product MSFLLLTPPPCLLIPPPPLSHRRSSSLFLKHPFQPSPRPLSFCKPSALRLRANTTVNSLKALETIKPYLQSESKTVLLGWLCSCVSVVSLSQIVPRLGSFTSNLNANAASLTKLKGECLVLAGLVLAKVVAYYLQQAFLWEAALNTVYKIRVFAYRRVLERELEFFEGGNGISSGDIAYRITAEASEVADTIYALLNTVVPSAIQISVMTAHMIVASPALTLVSAMVIPSVALLIAYLGDRLRKISRKAQIASAQLSTYLNEVLPAILFVKANNAEISESVRFQRFARADLDERFKKKKMKSLIPQIVQVMYLGSLSIFCVGAVILAGSSLSSSAIVSFVASLAFLIDPVQDLGKAYNELKQGEPAIERLFDLTSLESKVIERPEAIQLEKVAGEVELCDISFKYDENMLPVLDGLNLHIKAGETVALVGPSGGGKTTLIKLLLRLYEPSSGSIIIDKIDIKDIKLESLRKHVGLVSQDTTLFSGTIADNIGYRDLTTGIDMKRVELAAKTANADEFIRNLPEGYNTGVGPRGSSLSGGQKQRLAIARALYQKSSILILDEATSALDSLSELLVREALERVMQDHTVIVIAHRLETVMMAQRVFLVERGKLKELNRSSLLSTHKDSLTSAGLVI from the exons ATGTCATTTCTCCTCCTAACACCGCCGCCGTGTCTTCTCATTCCTCCGCCGCCGCTATCTCATCGCCGGAgctcatctctctttctcaaacaTCCATTTCAACCATCTCCGAGACCTTTGAGCTTCTGTAAACCCTCCGCTCTCCGTCTCCGAGCCAATACAACAGTCAATTCACTAAAAGCCCTCGAAACTATTAAACCCTATCTTCAATCGGAATCTAAAACCGTCCTACTTGGCTGGCTCTGCAGCTGTGTCTCTGTTGTCTCGCTTTCTCAGATTGTTCCTAGGCTCGGCTCCTTCACTTCCAACCTTAACGCAAACGCCGCGAGCTTGACGAAGCTCAAAGGCGAATGTCTCGTTTTGGCGGGTCTGGTTTTGGCTAAGGTTGTTGCTTATTATCTGCAGCAAGCGTTTCTTTGGGAAGCTGCTTTGAATACTGTTTACAAGATTCGGGTTTTCGCGTATAGGAGGGTTTTAGAGAGAGAACTAGAGTTCTTTGAAGGTGGCAATGGGATTTCATCAGGAGACATTGCTTACAGGATCACTGCTGAAGCTTCTGAAGTTGCTGACACTATCTATGCTCTTCTCAAC ACAGTTGTGCCCAGTGCTATTCAGATATCTGTAATGACGGCACATATGATTGTTGCAAGTCCTGCCTTGACACTAGTCTCTGCAATG GTGATACCATCTGTTGCGCTTCTTATAGCATATCTTGGTGACCGGCTTCGTAAGATATCTAGAAAAGCACAGATTGCCTCTGCTCAACTTTCTACCTACTTGAATGAG GTTCTTCCTGcaattttgtttgtcaagGCTAATAACGCAGAGATCTCTGAGAGTGTGAGGTTTCAGAGGTTTGCTCGTGCTGACCTAGATGAACggtttaagaagaagaaaatgaagtcaCTTATCCCTCAGATTGTTCAAGTTATGTATCTCGGATCATTGTCGATATTTTGTGTTGGAGCTGTTATCCTTGCAGGCTCTTCTTTAAGCTCTAGTGCAATTGTTTCCTTCGTGGCATCATTAGCTTTCTTGATCGATCCTGTCCAG GATTTGGGAAAAGCTTATAATGAATTGAAACAAGGAGAGCCAGCGATAGAAcgtttgtttgatttgacCTCTTTGGAATCTAAG GTGATCGAGAGACCTGAGGCCATTCAATTGGAAAAAGTTGCTGGAGAAGTTGAGTTATGCgatatatcatttaaatatGACGAAAATATGCTTCCCGTTTTGGATGGGTTAAATCTTCATATTAAAGCAGGAGAGACTGTAGCTCTTGTTGGACCATCTGGAGGAGGAAAGACAACACTGATCAAATTGCTCCTCCGCCTTTACGAACCTTCATCTG GCTCTATCATCATTGACAAAATTGACATCAAGGATATCAAACTGGAAAGTTTGAGGAAACATGTTGGTCTAGTTTCACAGGACACA ACTCTGTTTTCAGGGACAATTGCTGACAACATTGGGTACAGAGATCTCACGACAGGAATTGACATGAAGAGAGTTGAGCTTGCTGCAAAAACTGCAAATGCTGATGAATTTATCAGAAACCTACCAGAGGGATACAACACAGGAGTTGGTCCCAGGGGTTCAAGCTTAAGCGGAGGCCAGAAGCAAAG ACTAGCTATCGCAAGAGCGCTCTATCAGAAATCATCCATACTGATTTTGGATGAAGCAACATCAGCATTGGATAGTTTGTCGGAGTTGCTAGTCAGAGAAGCTCTTGAACGTGTAATGCAAGACCATACG GTGATAGTGATTGCACATAGACTGGAGACAGTGATGATGGCGCAGAGAGTGTTCTTGGTAGAGAGGGGAAAACTAAAGGAATTGAATCGCTCTTCTCTGTTAAGTACTCACAAAGACTCACTGACATCAGCTGGACTCGTGATTTGA
- a CDS encoding F-box protein (unknown protein; BEST Arabidopsis thaliana protein match is: unknown protein (TAIR:AT5G03930.1); Has 30201 Blast hits to 17322 proteins in 780 species: Archae - 12; Bacteria - 1396; Metazoa - 17338; Fungi - 3422; Plants - 5037; Viruses - 0; Other Eukaryotes - 2996 (source: NCBI BLink).) has translation MEKSPVVMAEEGEHSGAKELPKPKISMSDLTFVIGVYTTKSKKLTVVEFGADREFNPNDRFKIEIVDLSRFELPKSGMDDVMITWEVVYKKDWQNIVTIVKGRRSLDTNLRWLFNDLLAPEDLIRRGLTGDVKVSLNGDLLDKISLEIFIESDQRYFSPEDTLRYLQCFFPSKN, from the coding sequence ATGGAGAAGTCCCCGGTGGTCATGGCCGAAGAAGGAGAACACTCGGGAGCTAAGGAACTTCCCAAACCCAAAATCTCCATGTCGGATCTCACCTTTGTCATAGGCGTGTACacaaccaaatcaaagaagtTAACAGTTGTAGAATTTGGCGCGGACCGCGAGTTTAACCCTAATGACCGGTTCAAAATAGAAATCGTAGACTTGAGTCGTTTTGAACTGCCCAAGTCTGGTATGGATGATGTAATGATCACTTGGGAAGTCGTTTATAAGAAAGATTGGCAAAACATTGTCACAATCGTTAAAGGTCGAAGGTCATTAGACACAAACTTACGATGGTTGTTCAACGATCTTCTTGCTCCAGAAGATCTAATCAGACGTGGCCTAACCGGCGATGTCAAGGTGAGTTTAAACGGCGACTTACTTGACAAGATCAGCCTTGAGATATTCATTGAAAGCGACCAGAGATATTTTTCCCCTGAAGATACTCTTAGATATCTTCAATGTTTTTTCCCCtctaaaaactaa
- a CDS encoding F-box protein (unknown protein; BEST Arabidopsis thaliana protein match is: unknown protein (TAIR:AT5G03920.1); Has 16 Blast hits to 16 proteins in 2 species: Archae - 0; Bacteria - 0; Metazoa - 0; Fungi - 0; Plants - 16; Viruses - 0; Other Eukaryotes - 0 (source: NCBI BLink).) produces the protein MMAKEGEHSGAKEVKLTKPKISLSDLTFVIYVTTREKLSSSTISCEEIPLKKCGAELECGSNDRFHIQVENLSHMGISKSRMAGVKIECEVIYKEDSEDEAVVRIVNAERPLGTNFGWLNNDLLAPLAHRGLTAEIQLSFNSELLDKIDLQIFHRGEGRYFSQDDTLGYLQCFFPSKI, from the coding sequence ATGATGGCCAAAGAAGGAGAACATTCCGGAGCTAAGGAAGTGAAACTtaccaaacccaaaatttcCTTGTCGGATCTCACCTTTGTCATTTACGTAACTACCCGAGAAAAGCTATCATCTTCTACCATAAGTTGTGAGGAGATACCACTTAAGAAATGTGGCGCGGAGCTAGAGTGTGGCTCCAATGATCGATTCCATATACAAGTCGAAAACTTGAGCCATATGGGAATCTCCAAGTCTAGAATGGCTGGTGTAAAGATCGAGTGCGAGGTCATTTATAAGGAAGACTCGGAAGACGAGGCGGTAGTTAGAATCGTTAATGCTGAAAGGCCATTAGGCACAAACTTTGGATGGCTGAACAACGATCTTCTTGCTCCACTAGCTCATCGTGGTCTAACAGCCGAAATCCAGCTGAGTTTCAACAGCGAGTTATTGGACAAGATCGACCTCCAGATATTCCACCGAGGCGAGGGGAGATATTTTTCCCAAGACGATACTCTTGGTTATCTTCAATGTTTTTTCCCATCTAAAATCTAA